TTCGCGCTGGTGCTGCGGATGCTGGTCTCACCGGGCGAGCGCGTGCTCGTCGAGCACCCGACCTACCCGAACGCGCTGGAGGCGCTGCGCGGGATCAACGCCATGCCGGTGGCGGTGCCGATGGTCGAGCACGGCTGGGACCTGGAGCTGCTGACCGCGAACCTGCGCCAGACCTCGCCGCGGCTGGCCTACCTGATCCCGGACTTCCACAACCCGACCGGCATCCGGCTGCCCGCCGAAGGCCGCGAGCGGCTGGCCCGCGCACTGGCCCGGACCTGCACGAACGCGGTCGTCGACGAAACGCTGGTGGACATCGACCTGACCGGCGAGCGGCCACCGCCGCCGATGGCCGCGCTGACCGACCGGGTGATCACCATCGGTTCGGCCAGCAAGTCGTTCTGGGGCGGCCTGCGGCTCGGCTGGATCCGGGCCTCCGAGGAGTTCGTGCAGCGCATGGTCGTCGGCCGCGCCGCACTGGACCTGGGCAGCGCGGTGTTCGAGCAGCTCGTCCTGGCCGAGCTGCTGACCGACGCCGACGAGGTGCTGGCACGTCGGTGCGCCGAAGCGGTCGAGCGGCGGCAATGCCTGGTGGACGCCCTGCACGAGCACCTGCCGAACTGGCGCTTCCGGATCCCCGACGGCGGTCTGGCGCTGTGGTGCGACATCGGCGCGCCGGTGAGCAGTCGCCTCGCGGTGGTGGCCGAGCAGCACGGCGTGCGGGTCGCCCCGGGTGCGCGGTTCTCGGTGAACGGCTCGCTGGAGAACTGGATTCGCCTGCCGTACACGCTGCCCGGTGATCAGCTCGTGGAAGCCATCCGCCGCCTGGCCGCGGCGACCACCGCGGTACCCGGCGGTGGCCCGACGGCGCTCACCGCACCCATCGCCTGAGAGCACCGACGGCGAATCCGTCCGCGCTTGTGCAGAGCGGCACCAGCCGCTTGGACCACCTCAGCGAAGTGACCGCGGGTTCTGCGGGCGCAGTCCGCGGACGACCGCCCCGGATTCGCCGGGACGGCCGCCCGCACGCCGC
This portion of the Saccharopolyspora antimicrobica genome encodes:
- a CDS encoding PLP-dependent aminotransferase family protein encodes the protein MVFTTSAQIHGRKLVELLGSWHGSDRPSSQLLAAAVRHLVLDGRLPPGTRLPAERELAESLGVSRTLIARTLDRLREEGFAASRRGAGSWIRLPDSERGNEAHGGWFPPEDAEVLNLAQATPSAPPELCAAVDRARLRLAEQLPGHGYQPHGLPVLRERLAERFTRRGLPTTPEQILVTNGAQHAFALVLRMLVSPGERVLVEHPTYPNALEALRGINAMPVAVPMVEHGWDLELLTANLRQTSPRLAYLIPDFHNPTGIRLPAEGRERLARALARTCTNAVVDETLVDIDLTGERPPPPMAALTDRVITIGSASKSFWGGLRLGWIRASEEFVQRMVVGRAALDLGSAVFEQLVLAELLTDADEVLARRCAEAVERRQCLVDALHEHLPNWRFRIPDGGLALWCDIGAPVSSRLAVVAEQHGVRVAPGARFSVNGSLENWIRLPYTLPGDQLVEAIRRLAAATTAVPGGGPTALTAPIA